In Vitis vinifera cultivar Pinot Noir 40024 chromosome 4, ASM3070453v1, the genomic window CTTTACATATTTCTTTTTCCCATTCTATGAGATTTCATCCTAGCCATTCATCTCATATtcctttttcccatttttgtCTCTCTTCCCACTTACTCTCATACCTACCCCTTCTTGTTCCTCCTTTGCGGCTTCtcccattttccttttcttatccTCCAAACACcccttttctctctattttctcaaCCCCCAAACACCCATTCCTCtccattttttctcaatttcttaACCCCGAAACACCCATatctctctattttctctcattttatcaACCCCTAAACACCTCTCTCATTTCTTTCCCCCATCtcttacattttcttttcctcccacATTTGTGTGTCCTCCTTTCATAGTCTCAACATTTCTAACACATAGATCCATCCATGACAACTGTCATGAATGCTCATCCTCGTCATAAACCAATCCGGCACAACAGACAGCCACACTCCACAAATGATCGGATCTCGCAATGCCATATTTTGTTGACCACTACATCTTTTCATTATGGTGTAAATAGATTTAATTgcaatttggtttttattttttagttttctagCTGATTATTGTGTAGGGATGTATTGGacttttgatatattatttgtttgGTTGGTACCTTGGCTTACAACCTAGGTAATGTTCGATTTTCTATGGATTGATTAAGCTTTATTTGGGCTTATTTGAGattgaatatgaatttttattttatgaatgttaattttgttctacaaaatttggatattatgttttgtaaatgaaatgaatttgtcATAGGAAGTTGCTCCTGACCAACTCCCCTCTGCATTTAATGCCCACTGCTTATGACCAACACCACTCTGCATTAAATGCATAAGCCACTTTCGGTACCGAAGTGGTACCGTAGATTCTCCCTTTTTTCACGAACGCTTTCCAATGGACTCAACAACTAGTTCTattttgggagaattgtgttttgggcccaaaaattaacatttgtcctccaaccacccaaaacacaattctcccttctATTTTTTGTGTCACGCGGTACTGACACTCTTCCAATTCCATGTACTGGGACCCTTTCCAATTCCATTCTAGAACTTTCGAGAGCTTTCGAGAGAGGGTAACTATCTTTATATATTGGAGATGCGATGAATTTTATCAGAAACTGCCTGCAATTACATTACAagctctatatatataaatagagagagagagaggcatgTCGAAGAATGAACACCTCCAATTGGCGGCCTCGCTTCTCATATTTTCATGTCTTCTTCATGTCTGCTCAGGAGATATTGGGACAGCAGGCCAATATGCTCCCCCATATCTGCGTAAGCACCAAAGATCCATATCTGTAATTCAAAGCTTCCAcacattcttttcttttcttttttaatctggGAATTGATACAGCAACTGCCTGCTACGGCAACGATGTGTCTAAGTTCCCATCAAGCAACTTATTCGCGTCAGCCGGAGATGGGATATGGGACAATGGAGCAGCGTGCGGCAGGCAGTACTTTGTCAGGTGCTTGAGCGCACAAACTCCGGGGATATGCAAAGCTGGTCAGATCATAAAAGTGAATATTGTGGATAGAGCCTCTAGGAATGGAGTGATGCTTGTTCTTTCTACTATTGCATTTGGGGCTATTGCTAATCCTTCTGCTTCTTTCGTTAACATAGAGTTTGCCGAGTAAGTGTCATCCCTTTTGATATTAATTACATTGAATCATcccttttaagaaaattatttatgctGGAAGTTTTAATGTTTTTGTGGGGCGCTTGATGTGCGCGCAGAGCTTGAGGGTTGCAATGGATATTAATGCGGATATACATCTGGGAGCTTTTTGTATATCTGATGGCTTGAGGGAGAAggttttttgctttttgttatTGAGGTTTCCATTCTATGTCTTTCAATTTCGGTTTCTGTGATCACATCGCTGTGTTTTTTTTGAATCAATGTAAGTGGAGTTCTTTTGAGTTTTTGAAAGTTGAGGAATATCCAGAGGATACGCTTTTCCGATGAGCGGTAGAAGCagaattctttatatatatatatatgcttattGGAAAGATGTAATTCTTTATATTCCAACATTATACAATGCAACCTTAGTAGAAGCAGAAGTTCTATCATTGAAATTTTCTTACCCTGCCTTGGTTGCTTTTTCCTTTCCTGCTCTTAAATTTAGCTAGAATTTTCCTACACTTTGCTGGGttgtttcaaaataattcttttatatttttagatctTGATtatctattgtttttttttttttttttttttgagaattttctttattattttctaaaattgaatCTTTCAATTCCTTTTTGTTTGGTTCTAAACAATGAATGTCTAAGAATTATGCCGATATTGCTTCTAAAATAGAATCAATCTTTTACATTAAGACATGTAtatgttttatgatttttagcATATCCCAAAGACATCGATTTGATACCTTTAGGACCTactttatttcaattaaatagGCTAAATTTggttctctgtttttttttttttccaaagctttATACCATAGATGACGACCAATTTGGAAAACTGCACTAGCAATTTCTGTTAGTGTTGTATTCTTTAAttctattctaccattttgataCACGCGATGATCAATTAATTAAAAGCCTGACACATGGAAATGTAAGAACCCCTTCATTTTCGAAGCAGGTTATGCTTGTTATTTAGAGCCATTGCGGGCTCTGGGTATATGAGCCACAGTTAATGAAATTGCACAGAAACAATCATATTGGTGGATATATAGATAGCATttcatattgattttaaaacaaaattagctTATGTCATGAACCATAATTTCGATGATATCATCATCCATTTTGCTCTGATGCATAACCAGCAGCTTTAGTACCCTATATATAGCTttggaaaatggttttgaatCATCACCTGATGCATATTCTTGAACCATATTGTCCACCTCAATTGAACTACACCCTGGTGTCTTGTTCATGTACTTACTACTCATGAGTTTCCTCATCCTCGATACACCATCCCACTTTCCCAAGTCTGCATAAAGATTTGAAagtgtgagtgtttagctaggttggcaattccggacaaaattcctgagtgtcccctaactcggctttcctattcctattcggactacttgacttgaagactaagactttgctaagaggccgAGGTATGTAGTCGAGTGTGGAGTGATTGGATGTGAATCAACccggtttttaatctttaaatgtgttagaaagttgggaaaaatggtttttggtgcaagACTTTCATTCCTCTGTTTCTGGATCGATCCAGGGGTAGGGGTGGATCTAtccaactaatgtttttttgatcaaatctcagccattagattaagggtttctttttacactttgaaaaccaatcttctctcattttctggTGAGAGTGACTGCAGAAACGTGGAGAAAGCAGCCACACTCCTTGTGTTCTtcatcttctcattttgttttccaaatttggggtttttgattgcaaagaaaatccacttctcttaatgttttccaaactggtttttaatggattttcttgagcaacaaatgggttgattccttccttccttcatatctcaatctctcattctatttgggtttgtgcaaaaactcattttcttcttgtgtggattcaagaagaggccgagattgagcttggtgcggactccaagtgtgctccaaaaggagaagctgaaaatgaaggtactagtcaagtattccgggaaggattggttggcttgagctaggtaaaaccttgtacttagtttttattcttcatagtggagttttcaatcggtgataggcccgtggtttttgatctcttcggaggttttccacgttaaaaatccggtgttcattgtctctttctctcactctatattttgatttatttttgaggagtgttgaagcatttgcatgtgttttgcatttataaattgttgggagagtgttgatgcatacaTTATTGCTTGTGAATGTtttgctttgttgaaaagttattgaaagaaaaatttctTGACATTAAGATAatctaaggttaggtaatctttgttgggagaatttttaaattgttctacaacacctattcacccccctctaggtgtagttcattattgagattcacattttcagAAAGCAAGACAGTTCCCCGTATCGTCTGGTTCAAGCTCGAGCAGATGCTCCATTGCAATGGCTACAATCTCGAGATTGCCGTGACTTCTGCAGGAACTCGATAACAAACCCCAAATATCCGAATCCGGCTTCATTGGCATCTTCTTTATGAGTTCAAGAGCCTGATCAAGGCGCCCAGAAAGACCAAGAAGATTGACCAAACAACCATAATGCTCAACCCCTGGTTCTATATTGTCATCTCTTTCCATTGACTCAAAGTACCCCAATCCTTCATTCAAAAGGCCAGCATGGGCACAAGCTGATAAAAGACCAACAAAGGTGATGATGTTGGGTTCCACCTTTGCCTTCTGCATTTCTTGAAACAATTCAATGTTAAAATCAATTaagatgaataccctaatttcatatatactggaatatttaacaaggtgaataccctaatttcatatatatcatatatactggaatatttaacaaggtgaataccctaatttcatatatactggaatctcctgattaaaaacaatgagtagaaaaataatagcggaagcatacctgaatccattgaaggagaaaccttataggaagaaaaccctttgagatggttttccaattctagccactagattttgtgtcaatttctctctgagaggattttcagaaattggaatgcgtagtcgtagaatggggaccataaccctatttataaaccgctagggcagttttaatttttatcacaattatatttctgcccctcatagaaataataattatctaatggtatctacacaataatctcatgacaattatacccttaatccaattaatcaattattaattagatcactatatttaggcttaattaaatgatagcacacacattttaattatttacatgtgtggcccaaattatagattaattacaaaaattaatctaacaatctcccactgggCCACATGCATATGTAATCAAATAAATGTGTTTAACCTTATGAGCTCAAAATTTGCTATCATGTCCTTAGGGTATATCCGAACAATCTCGTCCATTAACTATACTGACATAGGATCAAGGTGGCCTTTGTTACATCAATCGTTACTAGACTAATCAATGGTCACATATATCTGTACAGCTAAATGACATAGATCAATCATGAGTgcatagcatggaaattacatgcaATGTGATCTATTCATGCCTATTTCCAACTGGTCCTACTTAACTTTATTGAGATCAAATCTTTAGCATAATTTAACAGAGTGCAATGAAATGAATACTTTATTTCTACAGAACACAATCTAAATGTATAGATAAAGTCTAAACATAACATAGAGCAATATACAATGAATAATATAAACTCCCACTAAATTTGGATATCCTCAAATGAGACAACACCCATATGAGCAGTGTGCTCATGAAAGACCTTGGGTGGTAATCCCTTTGTAAGCGGATCCGCTATCATGGAGTTTGTTCCAATATGCTCTATGGATATCTATCCACtctgtactttttcttttacaactaggaacttgatatcaatgtattttgattttgtagaactcctgttgttattggaatataaaactgctgatttattgtcacaaaatatcTTCAGTGGTCTTTCAATACCATCCAGAACACGCAGTCCAGTGACAAAATTTCGTAGCCATATTCCTTGATTGGATGCCTCATAACATGCTACAAACTCTACTTCCATGGTGGATGAAGTTATGAGTGTCTGTTTGGCAGACCTCCATGAAATTGCTCCACCAGCCAACAGATAAATATAGCCTGATGTGGATCTTCTGCTGTCTTGGCATCCAACAAAGTCGGAGTCGGAATACCCAATGAACTCTAACTGATCCAATCTCCTATATGTAAGCATGTACTCTTTTGTTCTCTATTAATATCTCATAACCTTCTTGGCTGCTCTCTAATGATCCATTCCAGGGTTACTTAGATATCTGCCTAACATgccaacaatgtacgcaatatccggacgTGTACATACCTGAGCATACATTAGACTCCCCACAGCCGAAGCGTAAGGAATCTTCTGCATTTCTTGACtttctaaactatttttagGGCATTGATTAAGACTGAATTTGTCTCCTTTAGCGACAAGGGTATCACCTGGTTTGCTATTTTGCATGCCATACCTTTGGAGGACTTTATCAATATAGGTCCTttgtgacaatcctaaaatacccCTAGAACGATCTCGGTGTATCTGGATTCCTAAGACAAAGGAGGCATCACCAAGATATTTCAtctcaaaatgttttgataaaaatctcTTGGTGTCGTGCAATATGCTAATATCATTTGTGGCTAGCAATATGTCATCGACATATAAAACCAGGAAAATATACTTACTCCCACTGAATTTGTGATACACACATTCATCCATAAGATTTGCCTCAAAACCATATGagacaataatttgatgaaacttgaagtaccactgacgagaagcttgcttgagcccataaatggatttagttaatttacaaaccatattctttgagtcttcggacacaaaattttctggttgtaccatataaattgtttcatcaatgtcac contains:
- the LOC104879012 gene encoding EG45-like domain containing protein — protein: MSKNEHLQLAASLLIFSCLLHVCSGDIGTAGQYAPPYLPTACYGNDVSKFPSSNLFASAGDGIWDNGAACGRQYFVRCLSAQTPGICKAGQIIKVNIVDRASRNGVMLVLSTIAFGAIANPSASFVNIEFAEA